In the Silene latifolia isolate original U9 population chromosome 1, ASM4854445v1, whole genome shotgun sequence genome, TGTTGTAAGGGCAGTTCAGGATTTTTTCCAACACAGGTAACTCCTCAAACAAATCAATTTTACTAATCTTACTCTCATTCCTAAGTGGGACAGGCCAAAGAGTGTGCTCCAATTTCGAcctattgcttgttgtaatgtagTGTATAAGGTCATATCAAAGCTCTTATGTGCTAGGCTTGCTGAAGTGTTGCCACGTATAGCAGGACAGAATAAAGGAGCTTTCATACAACAAAGAAGCATTCAGGAAAACATCCTCATTTGCCAGGACTTGATTAGACTTTATGAAAGACCTCATGTTTCCCCAAGGTGTATGTTTAAGATTGATTTGCAGAAGGCCTATGATACAGTGGAGTGGTCATTTGTACGGCATCTATTGGAGGAGCTCAATTTTCCACCTGAATTCAAGACTATGCTGATGTAATGCATTACCACTACCACTTTTTCCCTATCAGTTAATGGTGAGATGTTTGGGTATTTTCAGGGCAAGAGGGGCTTAAGGCAGGGGGACCCTTTATCCCCTCTGATCTTTACCTTATATATGGAATATCTGACTCATACCCTGCAATATGCTACTTCCAAGTATGACTTCAAGTACCATCCCCTATGCAAGAAACAGAGGTTAACAAGtttaatgtttgctgatgatgtccTCCTGTTTAGTAAAGGGGATGCTACCTCAATGATGCTCTTGTTACAGTCTTTTGCCACCTTCTCTAAAGCTACTGGGCTGAAAGTAAGTCCATCAAAGTCTAATGCGTACTTCAGAAATGTCCCTGAGCAGGTTAAGATTGAAATACTACAGGTCTCAGGATTTATTGAAGGGAGCATCCCTTTCAAATACCTTGGTATGCCTATACAGACCACGAGACTTAAAAACAAGATTGTGAATGCGATAAAATCTGTTCTCGTATACATGGCTATGGAGCAAGGAAGTTTTCTTATGCAGGAAGGCTGGTTATAGTGAGGAGCGTGCTCAATTCTTTACACTCATACTGGGCTTCAATGTTCATCATTCCCAAGGGAATTATCAAGAGAATTGAGGCAGTGTGTAGGAATTTCATTTGGGATAACAGTGCAGACTATAGAAGAACACCACTAGTGGGTTGAGATACTATCTGTAGACCTAAAGATGAAGGAAGGAATAGGGCTCAAAGATCAGGAAGCATGGAACAAGGCGATGGTTGGTAGGCTAGTTGACTAGGTAGCTACAAGAAGGGACTCAATTTGGGTGCATTGGGTACAAAGTAATTATCTCAAGGGTCAGGAGTGGATGGATTATAAACCGAGTACTAATTCAAGCTGGGTCTGGAGGAGAATCTGTAAGGTCAAGGAGGAAATGAGTGCTGGTTACATCAATGGGCAATGGGATGTTCAACCAGACGGCTTTACACCAGCTGGTTGTTATGAATGGTTCAAAGGAACTAGGCCCCGAGTTCACTCATTTAAAGCAATCTGGAGTGGGTGGGCTGTACCAAAGCACCAATTTCTGGGGTGACTTATTGCTCATGAAGCTCTGAACATAGCTGCTAGATTAGCCAGGTTTGGGTTGACCATTGAGGGTAAATGCTATCTGTGTGGTTTAGCTGCTGAAACTATTGAGCATTTGTTCTATCATTGTCTATACAGTAGAGGGGTCCTCAGGGAATTGAATAGGCAGACTAGGTGGGATTATCCTTTGAGGGACGTGCTGACTTGGTGTGTGCAAAGGACGGGAACAGTATTGCAAAGGGGAGTACAAACTGCTATGATGTTGGGTGCAATGTATCACGTATGGCATCAAAGAAGCAAAAGCAGGAATGAGAATATGTTGATACGTCCAGAGTGTATGGCAAGGCTAATCATGGAGGAGATGAGATCACGAGTTCGAGGTCGGGATAGAGCAACAATGACAATTGATGAGAGAgatattttgttatttgtttgaTTGCCATATATAGTCATTTGTAATTATCtattttgatttatataattctcacatttcaccaaaaaaaaataaaattcgaCAAAATTTTTGAAGAATTAGCGTGGATTCAAACAAAACCAAAATTGGGAAAAATGAGAGCAAGGGGAAAACCACTCACACTGTTTAATTAGCAAGAATCAAGAGGATAAAATGGAGTAGAAAGCTTAAGTCCAAACAACAAACATCAACAATGGATTTTTAGAAAAACAATTCAAgagattttggtatttttgtcatgataaatgatgaagaaatgcaagaaataaGGTAATAATGCAAATCTCGCGACATTCACAACCCAGaaaatggcactcggtcgagtgctaagTACACTGGGTCGAGTGCCCgtcaactcggtcgagtgccttctcTGCTCGGTCGAGTGACCCACTTCCAGAAATGTTCAAGTTTCTGGAAAatggttcactcggtcgagtgttagaGTTCACTTGGccgagtgactggtactcggccgagtactagctcgcactcgattgggtgcctctctatggtttgcaatttccAACTAAAATTTACTATTCTTATACTAGCGACTATTCTACTAACAATTATCACCGATCACGCTCTAGCTATAGAACTAGTGAAAGCCAAACTTATATGCGGTAATAAAATGCCAATGAACGAGGCTAAGGGCCCTCACACACCAACACGTAACAATCATTCTCCAAAACATGTCATACGTATCATTACTTTCTTCCAACTTCTACATGTTATCACATACCATATGAACAATTATATCATGCAAGAAACCTATCAACTGGCTAcaacacacatgcaaattatggcTTAAAACTCGTCACATTAAAATACGCAATGCCCATCAAATAAATGCATTTCACATGAAACAATCGTCCACTCATATTACATATACCTCACTCATGTAAACATTTCCATTTTATCctttcaactatcatatattatCATACACCACATGAATTGTTATGTCAAGCAAGAATTCTATCAACTCATATCAACACATACAAAACCACGTCATGCGAGTACTTGCCAACTTAACATTACATACATGAAATCACACAACATATCACATAGGGTTCCCCCATCCTCATAATTACCCACCTAGTGGCCAACCGAgacaataggatctagttttgagatgagggatcctactcatccaaaaccgatctcctatttTAGTTCATTGTTTAGattccaaaattgtcgctctgatactaGTTTGTAACACCTCCTTCTTACCCAGCTAAGGTAGTTGGgagatgttaccgtctcggttccccgaggcagtgaaatcagaTTAAAATTAAGAAACTATTTAtgtaaataacaagtttagtgattacaaaccataaacTAATAAACGAAGGAAACTACAACTCTTAACAACTATACTCTTCCAGCCAACTATAACCGACTCGGATGTTATCAAGGCTCGTCCGTCTCCCACGTGCAATCAAATATAACctatacttaacctgctccccatatgattagaaatatcatatggacgacacaggccaccccgaaaataggtgacaattacacagacacacaacttGTTAATTTCAATAAATGAAGTGAGACACGacacaaagtgtgtgagtatgcaacatcaCTATGATATGCATGAGACGCTATCCAACAACCACCACGCCGGTACCGAGACACGCcgagacgtacccacaaccactggtGCTAAGGAGACGCCCACGATACCACACCACACAAACAgttaccgggacacgcccagacgtaccgggctCGGGCGCCAACCGGGtctcctgccagacgtcgtgtcccaaccacacgagtccctccgtactcaagtccttaatgtgcacatacctcttggagtgggaagctccatgAAGCGACCCGAGCATGGGACGGTCTCCTAACCGcctcacgtctcctcaacaacaagtaaTCAACACAAACCGTAATGTCCTTCAATATACATGCCAAACACCACAAATTAAGATACCACATAATATGCAATTACCGATTCATTATGATACACACTCCCAAATATGATATGCAATACGTCTCATATAATGTAAGTAATGACAAATGACCCACTAGCAAACATAATACACATtgttgaaactgagtaggataaacctaccttttagcatactacGTAAATAAtccgaataataataatcttccacaaaaccgtcacctaaaaaaaaataattaaatacgtttaatttctaactaatctaattaaattataatataatTTAATATAACTAAATTCAAATCCCGATCATAACCCGCTAActactgatgtgactcatatttgagcatatttagtccccgaattaaccttgttcccatgctttctagaaTCCATTGGGGTCATTTCCTATCTTTAGttccccattttgcatattctttgaggttttgtgtccttcgtaggagaggattgctagccttgcatttatagAGCAAAATGgggctaaatggatcgcatctaatgaccaagcatcgaagaggagaccaacactagaacccta is a window encoding:
- the LOC141657021 gene encoding uncharacterized protein LOC141657021, with the protein product MNKVVMVEDMNDKLCDTQEQVQEPFIKYYQFLLDSSQDTKKIHRRIIDQGPTCNAEHWTSLMKPVTGEKIKEALFSIPDIKSPGPDGYTMYKVISKLLCARLAEVLPRIAGQNKGAFIQQRSIQENILICQDLIRLYERPHVSPRCMFKIDLQKAYDTVEWSFVRHLLEELNFPPEFKTMLM